In Crassostrea angulata isolate pt1a10 chromosome 4, ASM2561291v2, whole genome shotgun sequence, one genomic interval encodes:
- the LOC128180550 gene encoding probable G-protein coupled receptor Mth-like 3 encodes MEYGCYPGRVMQDGFCKTIIQFPVRMKYSLHILCNLRVSALTNDTSYVLSNVRQSVRQILVSSYITSDIQVADIYFLPELPINIVHRDGLFFYELQVSLSYTLLYITRFNRDVVERELINTPQNIRMDHSINGSARISFSLEGFQFSNISKTLLSQNTLESDYNLFRNYYKDALGMRPGMITIVGELLVCDHQFFEQTEVTMDIDNYRVVVKKTEEAFYIGDFIIDYENRYRVCAKRSPPSSLSLFLVESLNTLTTVLNIISSIFLVLLFVIYSLIRELRTVPGVNIMSSTFSLFCMQLTYTVSNVLRKGSLPCKITGVLLHYFWLCLCSCFYICCLHMLKSFRKLNIIQMTPNDKQFLRYLMFSYGFPSFIVFSNVLISWCVTGNVGYGTTLCFVEGLIQNITTFIIPIIVTCVVNILLFVLTIFSINQDKHIQKSKENKSELVIFFKLFFLTGSVWILQVIDSFLQLSFFSFVAAILTSSQGIFIFLSFATSPRIFKYFKKMINRPMNHH; translated from the coding sequence ATGGAGTACGGCTGTTACCCCGGTCGTGTGATGCAAGACGGATTTTGCAAGACAATCATTCAATTCCCAGTCCGCATGAAATATTCACTACATATTCTATGTAATCTCAGAGTATCTGCCTTAACAAATGATACCAGTTATGTCTTGTCTAATGTAAGACAGTCCGTTCGTCAAATTCTGGTGAGTTCATACATTACAAGTGATATTCAGGTTGCGGATATCTATTTTCTACCCGAACTACCCATCAATATAGTCCATAGAGACGGCTTATTTTTCTATGAACTACAAGTTTCTTTGAGTTACACGTTGTTGTATATCACTCGGTTTAACAGAGATGTGGTAGAAAGAGAGCTGATTAATACGCCTCAGAATATCAGGATGGATCATTCAATCAATGGCTCGGCCCGAATTTCCTTCTCTCTAGAAGGTTTCCAATTTTCGAATATCAGTAAAACATTGTTATCACAAAACACACTTGAAAGTGATTATAATTTGTTTAGGAATTACTATAAAGATGCTCTTGGGATGCGCCCTGGAATGATTACAATTGTAGGTGAATTACTTGTTTGTGATCACCAGTTCTTCGAACAAACGGAAGTCACAATGGATATCGATAATTATCGTGTAGTAGTCAAGAAGACAGAGGAGGCGTTTTACATAGGCGATTTTATCATTGATTATGAAAACCGATATCGCGTGTGCGCAAAGCGTTCCCCACCTTCATCGCTATCGCTATTTCTTGTTGAATCCCTAAACACCCTAACAACTGTGTTAAATATCATCAGTAGTATCTTCCTAGTCTTGCTGTTTGTCATCTACTCGTTAATACGAGAATTGCGAACCGTTCCGGGTGTCAACATCATGAGTTCCACATTTTCTCTGTTCTGCATGCAACTCACATACACCGTTAGTAACGTCCTACGGAAGGGAAGCCTCCCCTGTAAAATCACAGGGGTGTTGCTTCACTACTTTTGGCTGTGTTTATGCAGCTGTTTTTACATATGTTGCTTGCATATGTTAAAAAGCTTCCGAAAGCTAAATATAATTCAAATGACACCTAATGATAAACAGTTTCTTCGTTATCTGATGTTTTCCTATGGTTTTCCATCTTTCATTGTCTTCTCGAATGTATTGATATCTTGGTGCGTGACTGGTAACGTAGGCTACGGAACAACCCTTTGTTTTGTCGAAGGTCTGATTCAGAATATCACTACTTTTATTATTCCCATCATCGTGACCTGCGTAGTAAacattcttttatttgttttgaccATTTTTAGCATCAATCAGGACAAACACATCCAGAAATCTAAGGAGAACAAGTCTGAGCTGGTCATCTTCTTTAAACTGTTCTTCCTGACCGGCTCGGTCTGGATCCTCCAAGTCATTGACAGCTTCCTGCAGCTTTCTTTCTTCTCTTTTGTTGCCGCCATTCTCACGTCTTCTCAAGGCATTTTCATTTTCCTCAGCTTTGCAACATCTCCGcggatttttaaatattttaaaaagatgataAACCGACCGATGAACCATCATTAA
- the LOC128181893 gene encoding uncharacterized protein LOC128181893, which yields MYLEVTSSRSSASPVPPYPGYDLEDSYREPTFVPRVRPEGETYYNRNRGSIGKWAFGSFTERRTPRPVPRCPTTPCKANYNHGKNGTIKPLLNGKATPRPETAPPRIKSEAEPIASVSRGKRMKRIIHKYAQSAPTPRVPRVKPEAEEIAVPHKGGRMDKLIHSYGKLPLSDRGVPRVKVEGEDNANLDKGKRMKTIIHSPKNPTAPPSARAVPRVKPVAEDNAELDKGKRMGNLLHKYARMPDSSRAVPRVKPEGDPNYTLDLGGRMSRLMHEPPSSRVVASAVPRVRYPEAQKILRKSRGQMGRILSHIGRKSVVPVPGYQKRQFERCPTM from the coding sequence ATGTAtctggaagtgacgtcatcacgATCGTCTGCTTCTCCGGTCCCGCCGTATCCTGGATATGACCTTGAGGACTCTTACCGGGAACCAACTTTTGTTCCACGAGTCCGACCGGAAGGGGAAACTTACTACAACCGGAACCGAGGCTCTATTGGGAAATGGGCCTTCGGAAGTTTCACAGAACGGAGGACCCCCCGACCCGTCCCTCGCTGTCCGACAACGCCGTGTAAAGCCAACTATAACCACGGCAAAAATGGAACCATCAAGCCATTGCTGAACGGCAAAGCCACGCCCCGACCCGAAACAGCACCACCCAGGATCAAGTCTGAGGCCGAGCCTATAGCATCGGTCAGCAGAGGGAAACGAATGAAGAGAATAATTCACAAATACGCACAATCAGCCCCGACACCGCGTGTACCGAGGGTTAAGCCCGAGGCCGAAGAAATAGCCGTTCCTCACAAAGGTGGCCGCATGGATAAACTTATTCATAGTTACGGGAAATTGCCGTTATCTGATCGAGGTGTTCCGAGAGTTAAAGTGGAGGGGGAAGATAATGCGAACCTTGATAAAGGTAAACGGATGAAGACCATCATACACAGTCCTAAGAATCCTACAGCCCCTCCGTCAGCAAGAGCGGTACCTAGAGTCAAACCCGTGGCAGAGGATAATGCTGAACTAGACAAAGGCAAGAGAATGGGTAACTTGTTGCACAAATATGCTCGGATGCCAGATTCATCACGAGCTGTTCCAAGGGTAAAACCAGAGGGAGATCCGAATTACACCTTAGATCTTGGCGGGAGAATGAGCCGACTCATGCACGAGCCGCCGAGCTCCCGTGTCGTTGCAAGCGCCGTCCCTCGGGTTCGCTATCCCGAGGCTCAGAAAATACTGCGAAAAAGCAGGGGCCAGATGGGCCGGATCTTGAGTCACATTGGCCGGAAGTCCGTAGTCCCGGTCCCCGGATATCAAAAACGGCAGTTTGAGCGTTGTCCGACCATGTAG